The Flammeovirga pectinis genomic interval TACTGATGGCTTTTCTTTATATTTTAAACAACAAATTATTTTGTTGGATAAGGTCTTGCTGGAGAACCAGTATAAATCTGACGAGGACGTGAGATTGGTTGATTCAAGTTTCTTGATTCTTTCCATTGAGCGATCCAACCAGGAAGACGACCAAGAGCAAAAAGAACTGTAAACATTTCTGTTGGGAAGCCCATTGCTTTGTAAATAATTCCAGAATAGAAATCCACATTTGGATATAATTTTCTTTTTTGGAAGTATTCGTCTTGAAGAGCTTTCTCTTCTAAACCTTTTGCGATCTCTAATAATGGATCTTCAATGCCTAATTTATCTAAAACTGCATCAGCATGCTTTTTGATGATTTTAGCACGAGGGTCAAAGTTTTTGTAAACTCTATGCCCGAATCCCATTAAACGGAAAGGATCGTTAGGATCTTTTGCTTTAGCAATATATTGATCAACATCTCCACCATTAGCGTGAATGTCTTCCAACATTTCAATTACAGCTTGGTTTGCACCACCGTGTAAAGGACCCCATAAAGCATTGATACCTGCTGCTATTGCAACATATAAAGATGCTTGAGATGAACCTACAACTCTTACAGTTGCAGCAGAACAGTTTTGCTCGTGATCTGCATGTAAGATTAATAATTTATCAAAAGCCTCTACTAAAACAGGATCGATTTTATATTCTTCTGTTGGTAATCCAAACATCATTTTCATGAAGTTTTCA includes:
- a CDS encoding citrate synthase, which encodes MSEETAQLSYAGKSYELPVIKGSEEEIGVDISKLRGQSGLITLDVGFKNTGSTTSDVTFLDGEKGILRYRGYSIEDLCEHSSFSEVAYLLINGELPTSEEFDKFQDDISHHTLVHENIRKIFDGFPADAHPMGVLSSLVTSLTAFHPESLDPNRDPKMVDLTIHRLIAKLPTLASWVFKKKLGHPLNYPENKLGYVENFMKMMFGLPTEEYKIDPVLVEAFDKLLILHADHEQNCSAATVRVVGSSQASLYVAIAAGINALWGPLHGGANQAVIEMLEDIHANGGDVDQYIAKAKDPNDPFRLMGFGHRVYKNFDPRAKIIKKHADAVLDKLGIEDPLLEIAKGLEEKALQDEYFQKRKLYPNVDFYSGIIYKAMGFPTEMFTVLFALGRLPGWIAQWKESRNLNQPISRPRQIYTGSPARPYPTK